The genome window TCCAGGCCCAGCATGAGCTGCTGGGCCCTGTTGCTACTGTGAGAGATTCTACCTGTTCCCCCAGGACTCCTATCACCTGGAGGCCCGGAATGGGAAGGGTGCCTCCCCAGCCAGCATCCCACTGGCGGCCACTGCAGAGTGGGGCCCAGCCGACATTGCCTCGTGCCTGTCTGGTGTGACCAGTCTGCCTGTCTGCCCCTGAGACTAGTCAATGCTCCTCTTAAAGAGATGGGGACATTTCAACTGTGCCAAGGCATGGCATTTGAGATGAAGAAACCAGTTAAACCATCTAAAGAACCTAGAGCCACCTAGGGGTGGGAAGGATCCTAAGAGGCCTCCCCTGTCCCACCCTGCATGTCCCTTTTGTAGACCCCTCCCCCTTTGTAATTTTCGGAGGCTCTGTCATCCCAACTGTACTCCATGGGGATAGGAACCAGGCCCATCTGGTTCCTGATGTACCCCAGCTCCCTGCACAGAGTGGCACACGATGGATGCCAGTAAACACGTACGTTTAGAGTGAATGAAAACATTTCTGATAGGGAGAAGAGGAACAAGGGGCTATCTAATGCCACTGAGCAAGAGTTGACCTGGGCTAGGATCCAGtgccttcattttacaaatgcaatAGCCGAGGCCGGGGGAGTGGCAACGGTAAGAATGGCTTCCAGCGGCCAGGTGGCTCAGCCCCTCACAGGCTGCTTCATTTCTTCTCTCAGCCCTATGAAGCACATAAAATTAATACTCTTTGGCCTAGATAAGAAAATTGTCTCAGTGGTTaaaaaacttgcccaaggttacctgGTGCACGAGGCAGGATTAGAGTTCTGTTTCcctgagggaagggaaaggatCTGAGTAGCCTGAAGGCCAGGAAATACTTGGGGGAGGTAGTGACTTGCCTTGTTTCCCATCTGGGCAGCCAAGACAAAAGACCAGAGTGCCCGACCTGGTTCCCAGTCCTCAGCGCTCCCACCCAAGCCCCGGATCTCAGAGGTAGAAAGCAGGGAACtcacgccccccccaccccgcccaccacTAACACACACACCCCGGGAGCCCCTTCTCAGCTGAGCCGTCTAAGCCGAGCTCGTCCCGGGCCACTCTTCCAGGGAAATGGCCCGGTAGGGGCAGAAGCTGGACGGAGGGGCTGCCGGCACAGCCAGGACCACTGACGCACAGCTTCAAACAGCGTGCCACCGTCGGCCTGCTGGGAACCGCGCGCCGCAGACCAATTGGGCCGGAGGCGGAGACCGGTTGGCTCCGGAGCGCACCAGGCAGGGCGGGGAGCCCcgtaaggaggagggaggggccggCAGCGGGGGCGGAGCACGGCGCCAGACCCAAGGCCGAGCCCTCTCGGCCCCACCCCGCGGGAGccctgcctgggggtggggggaggaggagggggagggggggcatcGCCCcaaaccctcccctccccacgcaGGGCCCGTGCCTGTTGGGGACCCTCCACGTGACTTGGCGATGCAGAACGGTTATGACCTTCAGCGTGTGTCTGTGAATGCAAGGGTCCCAGCAACAGTGCGGGTTTGCACCAGGCCCTGCCTGTGGGTGTGGGGACGTGTGGGTGTGTGGGCATGTGTGGGTGTGTTCGGGAGGGTGCCCAGCGACATGTGACAAAGACTCTCGTCTCTGGGAGATGGTGAAGGGGCCCGCGAGCTGGCGCTTTGTCTGGCTGTCTGCAGAGTGACGGTTCGCGCAGCGGCAGCAGGCGCCAGTGCGGTGCAGGATGCAGGGGCGCCAGGGTGGCCGGGGGCGCGCGCGCCTGTGCCAGGGTGAGTGCACTGCGGCGGCGCCAGGGGGCTGCGCGGCGGGTCCGCGCCGGCCCGGGCCTCGGGCGTGACCAGGAGCCACCCGTGGGCCCTGCAGTGGCCGCGTATCCGGGTGACCTCGGGAGCCGGCCTGGGCCCCGGTGGATACCCGCGCGCCCCTCCACGTCCGCTCTCCACGTGCGTGTCCACGGTGCGCGTGCTCGTTGGCGCGCACCCCCCTGCCTGTCAGTGCTGCTACTGGTGCtactgccgctgccgccgccgccgctgctgctgctgccgctgccgccgccgccgccgccgccgccgccgcgccgcgGAAAAGGTGCCGGGAACCGAGTGAGCCGGGGCCGCGGGCCCGAGCGCCATGGGCCGGAAGGCGTGCGGAGGGCGGCTGGTCTTCCCCGGGCCTCACCCCCGCGGGAGAGCCGCCTGGAGTCAGCAGGGGCCGGCCGGGCCCACGGGGAGGCCGGCCCGCGCCCCCTGAGCTACGGACACCAGGTGAGGGGGCCGCGGGGGACAGACTGGGGGTTGGTCAGGGAGGGGCAAGGGGCCAcgggaggggttggggaggggcaTCTTAGCAGGCGGGGGAGGGGATGGCGCCGAAGGGATGCCGGAGGTTCCAGGGGACGCCAGGGAAAGGAAGTTCCGGGACCCTCCCTGCTCTCATGGCCACCTCCGCTTCCTGCCTCAAGCTTCTCCTTGTCCCCAGAGCCCGGACTCCCCCTAACTGCTTGGGAAATGTGACCTTTACTCTGGGGGCCCTGGCCCTGCAGGCTCCAGCTTTCTCTCAGCCTTGGGGGACCCCTTGGGCCTCTgactctgtccccacccccaggccaggcTCTTGAGGCTGGCCCATGAGACTGGGTCTTGAGGCAAGTGGGCACCTGTGCCAGACCCACCTGTGCCTGGGCTGTGACCCTTCCCTACAGGGCGCTCACCATGGCCCCGccgctcctgctgctgctgctggccagTGGAGCGGCCGCCTGCCCACTGCCCTGCGTCTGCCAGAACCTGTCCGAGTCGCTCAGCACCCTCTGTGCCCACCGAGGCCTGCTGTTCGTGCCGCCCAACGTGGACCGGCGCACAGTGGAGCTGCGGCTGGCTGACAACTTCATCCAGGCCGTAGGGCCGCCAGACTTCCGCAACATGACGGGGCTGGTGGACCTGACGCTGTCCCGCAACGCCATCACCCGCATCGGGGCCCGCGCCTTCGGGGACCTGGAGAGCCTGCGCTCCCTGCACTTGGATGGCAACAGGCTGGTGGAGCTGGGCACCGGCAGCCTGCGGGGCCCCGTCAACCTGCAGCACCTCATCCTCAGCGGCAACCAGCTGGGCCGCATCGCGCCGGGGGCCTTCGACGACTTCCTGGACAGCCTGGAGGACCTGGACCTGTCCTACAACAACCTGCGGCAGGCGCCCTGGGCCGGCATCGGCGCCATGCCTGCCCTGCACACCCTCAACCTGGACCACAACCTCATCGACGCAGTGCCCCCGGGCGCCTTTGCGCAACTCGGCCAGCTCTCCCGCCTTGACCTCACCTCCAACCGCCTGGCCACGCTGGCGCCCGACCCGCTCTTCTCCCGGGGGCGCAACGCCGAGGCCTCGCCTGCCCCGCTGGTGCTGAGCTTCAGTGGGAACCCCCTGCACTGCAACTGCGAACTGCTGTGGCTGCGGCGGCTCGCCCGGCCCGACGACCTGGAGACGTGCGCCTCCCCGCCTGGCCTGGCCGGCCGCTACTTCTGGGCGGTGCCCGAGGGCGAGTTCTCCTGTGAGCCGCCCCTCATTGCCCGCCACACGCAGCGCCTCTGGGTGCTGGAGGGCCAGCGGGCCACACTGCGGTGCCGGGCCCTCGGCGACCCTGCGCCCACCATGCACTGGGTCGGCCCTGACGACCGGCTGGTCGGCAACTCCTCCCGAGCCCGGGCTTTTCCCAACGGGACCCTGGAGATTGGGGTGACGGGTTCCGCGGACGCGGGGGGCTACACCTGCATTGCCACCAACCCTGCTGGCGAGGCCACAGCCCAGGTAGAACTACGGGTGCTGGCCTTACCCCACGGAGGGAACGGCAGTACCGAGGGGGCCCGCCCGGGGCCCTCGGACATCGCCGCCTCAGCCCGCACTGCTGCCGAGGGCGAGGGGACGCTGGAGTCTGAGCCAGCCGTGCAGGTGACGGAGGTGACCGCCACCTCGGGGCTAGTGAGCTGGGGGCCAGGGCGGCCGGCGGACCCTGTGTGGATGTTCCAAATCCAGTACAACAGCAGCGAGGACGAGACCCTCATGTACCGGTGAGGAGGCGCTTTGTAGTCCGTGGCCCCCAGCGTCACCCCCAGCAGCCCTCCTCTGAGCCCTGCTCCACCCCTCGGGGCTTGGCCACCTCTcctgctccttctctctcctcggGGCTTCCACACACCCCTCCTCAGCTTCTGAGCTGCCTGGGCCGAGTGggggctgcagggggaggggagggggaggcctcAGGTGTGGCAGAGCGGGTGAGGCCTCGGGTATTGGCATCCGTCTGCATTTAAGCTCGTGGGCTTGGCCCGAACACTCATGTTGTTTGTGCACCTGGCGTGTGATTCTCCACCGCCTCGAGGCCAGCCCTGGGCCCGGGTGTCAACGTGCACACCTCTCTGGCCCCTGACAACCGGCTCCAGGGCCACACGCGCCTGTCttgttttctctgccttcttCAGTGAACACACAGGCCCGTGTGGTCCTGGGGAAGGGAGTGTTCAGAGCTGGGACCTGGGGGCGCGTGGTGAGGCTggtggggggtgggctggggcctgggcccCCGTGCCTGCGCTCTGACCGCCTGCCCTTGCCCGCAGGATCGTCCCAGCCTCCAGCCACCACTTCCTGCTGAAACACCTGGTCCCGGGTGCCGACTATGACCTCTGTCTGCTGGCCCTGTCACCTGCCACTGGGCCTTCCGACCTCACAGCCACTAGGCTGCTGGGCTGTGCCCACTTTTCCACGCTGCCAGCCACGCCCCTGTGCCACGCCCTGCAGGCCCACGTGCTGGGCGGGACCCTGACCGTGGCTGTCGGGGGGGTGCTGGTGGCTGCCTTACTGGTCTTCACTGTGGCCTTGCTGGTTCGGGGCCGGGGGGCCGGGAATGGCCGCCTCCCCCTCAAGCTCAGCCATGTCCAATCCCAGACCAACGGGGGCCCCAGCCCCACACCCAAGACGCACCCACCGCGGAGCCCCCCGCCTCGCCCCCAGCGCAGCTGCTCCTTGGACCTGGGAGACACGGGCGGGTGCTACGGGTACGCCAGGCGCCTCGGAGGGGCCTGGGCCCGACGGAGCCACTCTGTGCACGGGGGGCTGCTCGGGGCCGGGTGCCGGGGCATGGGGGGCAGTGCCGAGCGGCTGGAAGAGAGTGTGGTGTGATGGCAAGGGAGCCAGCCCGGGGTGGGCGGCAGAGGGTGTGGGGTGGGCAGCCTCCTGGCCCGGTGGGTCAGCACTGCCTGAAAGTCCTTCCTGGCTTTACCCTGGGTCCCTTGGGCAGGACAGGGGGCCCTCTCCCTGGTTCTGGCCTCCAGTCGGGCAGAACGGGACAGGTCCCTGTGACAGGTGCTCACGGCCTCCGAGGCAGGGGCTGCAGCCACCAAGTGCaagtcttgtttttctttataataaaattactGGGGTCACCTCAGTGCTAGTCTCTGGTCTCGCCCTGCTAGGTTCCCTGAAAAGAGAGGGGGGGGGACTCCGGGCCAGTGGAGGCACAAACAAGACGGGGTCAGCGCTGGGGCTACCAGCCCCGTGGAGGCCCAGCCAGCCTGGGGTGCCCTCGGACCCTGGAGTGCTGTGGGGCCCATCGCCTCTGTGCTCTGTGCCCACATCTGAGCGCAGGGAACGCCCCTTCCTGACAGCACATGGGCAGGATGTCTCGCCCTTACCTGGCACGGGCGTTACAGTGCACAGGGCAGCAAAGGGAGCAGGTGGGAGGCGGTGCAGCCCTTCTGGGCAAAGGGACCTGGGCTGGTAACGTTCTTCTTAGCAACTCAATAAGGAAGTCCCCGTTGGCTCCCGTGGGTGACAACCTTATTCACCATCGGCCAGGGCACCTTCTGGATGTATAAAATGTCATCCCAAAGGGATTGGAAAGGGACTTGGAATCCCATTGCGCTGCTCAGTCTGGGACCCCCCTAGAAGGGTCCTGTCAGGGATGCAGGCCCTGAGCAAGATCTTGGTTCTCAGCTGCTCCACTGACGCCCCTCGTGGCTTTGCTCTTGCTGGACACCCAGGGGCAAACACCAAGGGGGACCACGCCCACATGGCCACTGCTCTAGTCCCCACCTCAAGGAGCCACAGTCATGGggcacctgccctgccctgcctccgCCAGGCCCAGGTCCCTGCCAGCCTCTGGCCCAGACAGGCCTCCTCCAGCCTTCAAACAACCACTGCTCCTGGGCATCAGCTGGGAGGAATCAGTGCTCCAAACACACTTCCGGGCACGTGTGGCGTGGCCCGTGCACCCAGTGCTTTGAGGACATGCAGGTGCCCCGGTCCCGGTGCGGAGGGTGGGCGTGGCACCCCAGGCCCGCAGTGCTGCACCTGTGCTGAGGGGTGTGTGGCCCTTGCTGCCTAAGGGGACCCACTGTGGCCCTGATGGCGGCCCAGTGAGTGTTGGCGCGATAAGGTGCGTGCGTACACACGTGGCAGGCCGAGCTCACACACTTGTATGTGTGCATGGCATCGACACACACGTGTGCCTGCCCGCCCAGCCCCAGAACACATACCTGGATGTGGCCCAAGAGATCCtggtttaaataaaatgaaacaaggtCTTCAACAGAGAAGAGCAGGAGAGCGTGAGCCCTGCCAGGGGCCGCGGAGAGAGGGTGGAGAaggcacggggtgggggtgggggggaagggtagGTGGCCTGCAGGGCTGCAGCGCAGGGTTGGCAGGGCCAGTGGCCTGGCCCAGGTGCACATTTGGGCAGGACGCTGGTGCCCCAACCTGCTGTCGGCCTCCTACCTTCCTCGGCCCCTTCACAGCCCCCATGGCCCTGGTCTCCCTTCTCCACCTTCCAGCTCTAAGGCAGTGGGTGCTCAGGAGCCCTCCAGCCCGTAGGACAGGTGGAGGGTCCTATGGCTCAGGGGCACAACCACGGGGGGGCCAGCCGGGGTCACCAACAGGACAACACAGTAACAGAAGAAGGCAGGCGAGGGGTGGGGTGGCCGGGCCCCCTGCACGCCGGCCACCCCCCACCGGAAGCAGCCCCGGGACACCGCGGTGGGAGACCAAGCCCCTGCAGCGAGAAGCGGGTGGAGCACACGACGTCACGACGCGTCTCTGCCACGTGTG of Balaenoptera ricei isolate mBalRic1 chromosome 8, mBalRic1.hap2, whole genome shotgun sequence contains these proteins:
- the LRFN4 gene encoding leucine-rich repeat and fibronectin type-III domain-containing protein 4, which produces MAPPLLLLLLASGAAACPLPCVCQNLSESLSTLCAHRGLLFVPPNVDRRTVELRLADNFIQAVGPPDFRNMTGLVDLTLSRNAITRIGARAFGDLESLRSLHLDGNRLVELGTGSLRGPVNLQHLILSGNQLGRIAPGAFDDFLDSLEDLDLSYNNLRQAPWAGIGAMPALHTLNLDHNLIDAVPPGAFAQLGQLSRLDLTSNRLATLAPDPLFSRGRNAEASPAPLVLSFSGNPLHCNCELLWLRRLARPDDLETCASPPGLAGRYFWAVPEGEFSCEPPLIARHTQRLWVLEGQRATLRCRALGDPAPTMHWVGPDDRLVGNSSRARAFPNGTLEIGVTGSADAGGYTCIATNPAGEATAQVELRVLALPHGGNGSTEGARPGPSDIAASARTAAEGEGTLESEPAVQVTEVTATSGLVSWGPGRPADPVWMFQIQYNSSEDETLMYRIVPASSHHFLLKHLVPGADYDLCLLALSPATGPSDLTATRLLGCAHFSTLPATPLCHALQAHVLGGTLTVAVGGVLVAALLVFTVALLVRGRGAGNGRLPLKLSHVQSQTNGGPSPTPKTHPPRSPPPRPQRSCSLDLGDTGGCYGYARRLGGAWARRSHSVHGGLLGAGCRGMGGSAERLEESVV